Proteins from a single region of Parambassis ranga chromosome 18, fParRan2.1, whole genome shotgun sequence:
- the b4gat1 gene encoding beta-1,4-glucuronyltransferase 1, with product MHLSKKCSAFKVVLSALLIVALLQLIYLSFLSKFHGKQQRYRYSELFGSSGAKKNAHNEKNLRKERLRYSLSSGGIFDNSGQYRVYKNLIKSDFTTNQKPGSNILALATHTTINNLHHLDSLLDRWQNPLSVAIFAHGQDVKFATALVYALSFFCPQIQALVDFHLVCLSGEMASFPEQDREHFAGLEDCASVFSRLETHRDQYKNYAISGNISYPNNLLRNVARGGVDSSYILVIDMDMMPSADLHQQFVDMITRREPASDEVFVLPAFEIRHARKMPATKSELVQLYQVGEVRPFYEELCPRCQAPTNYSQWVNSHVRETGTLEVAYTLTWVDPWEPFYIGPHTVPLYDENFKQYGFNRISQACELHVAGYRFSVLSSAFVVHRGFKIQGDFHARKDEENKRNRVLFRSFKEGLKTKYPSSTRRC from the exons ATGCATCTCTCCAAGAAATGTTCCGCGTTCAAAGTGGTGCTCAGTGCTCTCCTGATAGTGGCGCTCCTGCAGCTCATATACCTGTCCTTCCTCTCCAAGTTCCACGGTAAGCAGCAGCGGTACCGATACTCTGAGCTCTTTGGAAGCTCCGGGGCCAAGAAAAATGCGCACAACGAGAAAAACCTGCGGAAGGAACGTCTAAGGTACTCGCTGTCTTCTGGGGGGATCTTCGACAACAGTGGTCAGTACCGAGTGTATAAGAACTTGATCAAAAGTGATTTCACCACAAATCAGAAGCCAGGTTCAAACATCCTGGCTTTAGCTACACACACCACTATCAACAACCTGCATCATCTGGACTCCCTGCTAGACAGGTGGCAGAACCCTCTTTCAGTGGCCATATTCGCACATGGGCAGGATGTCAAGTTTGCCACAGCTCTGGTGTACGCACTCAGCTTCTTCTGCCCTCAGATCCAAGCCCTGGTGGACTTCCACTTGGTGTGCCTCTCAGGAGAGATGGCCAGTTTCCCTGAGCAGGACCGTGAACATTTTGCAGGCCTGGAGGACTGCGCGTCTGTGTTCTCCAGACTGGAGACCCACAGGGACCAATACAAGAACTATGCCATCAGTGGAAACATTTCCTACCCCAACAACCTCCTTCGTAATGTCGCCCGGGGTGGCGTCGATTCCTCCTACATCCTGGTCATTGACATGGACATGATGCCGAGCGCTGACCTGCACCAGCAGTTCGTGGACATGATTACAAGACGTGAACCAGCCAGTGACGAGGTTTTTGTCCTGCCGGCCTTTGAGATCCGCCATGCTAGAAAGATGCCTGCCACCAAGTCTGAACTGGTTCAGCTGTACCAGGTGGGCGAAGTGAGGCCATTTTATGAAGAGCTGTGTCCTCGCTGTCAAGCACCCACCAACTACTCACAGTGGGTCAACAGCCACGTCAGAGAGACAGGTACTTTAGAGGTTGCCTACACACTCACCTGGGTGGACCCCTGGGAGCCATTTTACATCGGGCCACACACAGTGCCACTATATGATGAGAACTTCAAGCAGTACGGCTTCAACCGCATCAGCCAG GCCTGCGAACTCCACGTGGCCGGATACAGGTTCTCCGTGCTGAGTTCTGCCTTCGTGGTCCATCGGGGCTTCAAGATCCAGGGGGACTTCCATGCCAGGAAAGACGAGGAGAACAAGCGCAACCGCGTTCTGTTTCGCAGTTTCAAAGAAGGCCTGAAAACCAAATACCCATCCTCCACCCGGCGTTGCTGA
- the pfdn2 gene encoding prefoldin subunit 2 has protein sequence MAANSSSTGSKSSNNAGGKQSGPSAEQVVATFQRMRQEQRNMASKSADLDMTINEHSLVIDTLKDVDPSRKCFRLVGGVLMERTVKEVLPALENNKEQLSKLRDTINTQMQTKGRELTEYRERYNIRLVGEGEGEAQGQSAASSRDSEGEGTKSGAGVLVS, from the exons ATGGCAGCCAACAGTAGCAGCACGGGTAGCAAATCTAGCAACAATGCTGGTGGTAAACAGTCCGGTCCGTCAGCTGAACAG GTGGTGGCAACATTTCAGAGGATGCGTCAGGAACAGCGTAATATGGCTTCTAAGTCTGCAGACCTGGACATGACCATTAATGAGCACAG CCTAGTAATTGACACTCTGAAGGATGTGGATCCATCAAGGAAGTGCTTTCGTCTTGTGGGTGGGGTGTTGATGGAGAGGACGGTAAAAGAAGTTCTTCCTGCTttggaaaacaacaaagaacag CTGTCCAAACTTAGAGACACCAtcaacacacagatgcagacgAAAGGACGGGAACTGACAGAATACAGGGAACGCTACAACATCCGGTTGGTGGGAGAGGGTGAAGGAGAGGCACAGGGCCAGTCGGCAGCATCCTCCAGGGACAGCGAAGGAGAGGGAACCAAAAGTGGAGCTGGCGTTTTAGTTTCATAG
- the nit1 gene encoding deaminated glutathione amidase isoform X1 — protein sequence MYTIRCVLGSSAQYLASLPALRHTIKLHYRMSSLPHPLAAVCQVTATPNKEANFSTCKQLVEDASERGAHMVFLPEGFDYIGSSREETLSLSESLSGDTISRYTQLARKLGVWLSLGGFHERGHDWETDQRIYNSHIIINDKGDIVSVYRKSHLFDVELPEKGVSLKESAFTIPGPSIVSPVQTPIGKVGLGICYDLRFPELSLALQKHGAEILTYPSAFTVATGAAHWEVLLRARAIETQCFVLAAAQVGKHHEKRMSYGHALAVDPWGEVLGDCGGEKPGMVLVEMDLEKVNRTRRNMPVQQHRRDVAFYHVLDQT from the exons ATGTACACCATCAGGTGTGTTTTGGGATCATCTGCACAGTACTTGGCCTCACTCCCAGCTTTGAGACACACAATCAAGCTACATTACAG GATGTCCAGTTTACCACACCCGctagctgcagtctgtcaggtGACGGCTACTCCAAACAAGGAGGCCAACTTCTCCACCTGTAAACAGCTGGTGGAGGACGCCTCTGAGCGAGGGGCCCACATGGTCTTCCTGCCTGAGGGGTTTGATTACATTGGATCCAGCAGAGAAGAGACCCTGTCGCTGTCAGAGAGCCTGTCAGGAGACACAATCTCAAGATACACTCAGCTGGCCAG GAAGTTGGGGGTGTGGCTGTCTCTTGGAGGATTTCATGAACGAGGACATGATTGGGAGACTGACCAACGAATCTACAACAGTCACATCATAATTAATGACAAAG GTGACATCGTTTCAGTCTACAGAAAGTCCCACTTGTTTGATGTGGAGCTACCAGAAAAAGGCGTATCCCTCAAAGAAAGTGCCTTCACCATCCCTGGACCCTCGATCGTGTCACCAGTACAAACCCCAATTGGAAAG GTTGGCCTGGGCATCTGCTATGACCTAAGATTCCCCGAGTTGTCGCTCGCTCTGCAAAAACACGGAGCTGAGATCCTAACATACCCGTCAGCTTTCACTGTAGCAACAGGAGCCGCTCACTGGGAG gtGTTACTCCGTGCACGAGCGATAGAGACACAGTGCTTCGTCCTTGCAGCAGCGCAGGTTGGAAAGCACCACGAGAAGCGCATGTCATATGGACACGCCCTGGCGGTGGATCCCTGGGGTGAGGTGCTGGGTGACTGCGGAGGGGAAAAACCTGGCATGGTGCTGGTGGAAATGGACCTGGAGAAGGTCAACAGAACCAGGAGGAACATGCCGGTGCAACAGCATCGCAGAGACGTAGCTTTCTACCACGTTCTGGATCAAACCTGA
- the nit1 gene encoding deaminated glutathione amidase isoform X2 produces the protein MYTIRCVLGSSAQYLASLPALRHTIKLHYRMSSLPHPLAAVCQVTATPNKEANFSTCKQLVEDASERGAHMVFLPEGFDYIGSSREETLSLSESLSGDTISRYTQLARKLGVWLSLGGFHERGHDWETDQRIYNSHIIINDKGDIVSVYRKSHLFDVELPEKGVSLKESAFTIPGPSIVSPVQTPIGKVLLRARAIETQCFVLAAAQVGKHHEKRMSYGHALAVDPWGEVLGDCGGEKPGMVLVEMDLEKVNRTRRNMPVQQHRRDVAFYHVLDQT, from the exons ATGTACACCATCAGGTGTGTTTTGGGATCATCTGCACAGTACTTGGCCTCACTCCCAGCTTTGAGACACACAATCAAGCTACATTACAG GATGTCCAGTTTACCACACCCGctagctgcagtctgtcaggtGACGGCTACTCCAAACAAGGAGGCCAACTTCTCCACCTGTAAACAGCTGGTGGAGGACGCCTCTGAGCGAGGGGCCCACATGGTCTTCCTGCCTGAGGGGTTTGATTACATTGGATCCAGCAGAGAAGAGACCCTGTCGCTGTCAGAGAGCCTGTCAGGAGACACAATCTCAAGATACACTCAGCTGGCCAG GAAGTTGGGGGTGTGGCTGTCTCTTGGAGGATTTCATGAACGAGGACATGATTGGGAGACTGACCAACGAATCTACAACAGTCACATCATAATTAATGACAAAG GTGACATCGTTTCAGTCTACAGAAAGTCCCACTTGTTTGATGTGGAGCTACCAGAAAAAGGCGTATCCCTCAAAGAAAGTGCCTTCACCATCCCTGGACCCTCGATCGTGTCACCAGTACAAACCCCAATTGGAAAG gtGTTACTCCGTGCACGAGCGATAGAGACACAGTGCTTCGTCCTTGCAGCAGCGCAGGTTGGAAAGCACCACGAGAAGCGCATGTCATATGGACACGCCCTGGCGGTGGATCCCTGGGGTGAGGTGCTGGGTGACTGCGGAGGGGAAAAACCTGGCATGGTGCTGGTGGAAATGGACCTGGAGAAGGTCAACAGAACCAGGAGGAACATGCCGGTGCAACAGCATCGCAGAGACGTAGCTTTCTACCACGTTCTGGATCAAACCTGA